The Pseudonocardia broussonetiae DNA segment CCTGCAGGCCGTCGCGCAGCGCCTCACCGCCGACCTGGCGCCGGACGGGCACCTCGTCGCGCGGATGGGCGGCGACGAGTTCGTGGTCCTCGTCGAGCGGGGCGGGGCCGCGGAGCTGGAGCGGGTGCCCGGGCGGATCCTCGACGCCGTGCGCCGGCCGCTGCGGCTGGACGGGCGGGACGTGACGGTCACGGCGAGCGTCGGCGTCGTCCGGCGCTCCGACGGCGGCTCGGCCGCGGAGCTGCTCAAGGCCGCCGACACCACGCTCATGTGGGCCAAGGACGACGGCCGCGACCGCTGCGCCTTCTTCGACCCCGAGCGCCACCGCGCCCACATCGAGCGCTTCGCCCGCGCCGCCGGGCTGCCCGACGCGCTGGCCCGCGAGGAGTTCATCGTCTGCTACCAGCCGCTGGTGCGCCTGGCCGACGCGCGGCTGGTCGGCGTCGAGGCGCTGGTCCGGTGGGAGCGCCCCGGGGACGACCGGCCGCTGGGGCCCGACGACTTCGTGCCGCTCGCCGAGGAGAGCGGGCTGATCGTGCCGCTGGGCCGGTGGGTGCTGGAGCAGGCGTGCGCGCAGGCCGTGCGCTGGCGCGGCGAACCGGGCGGCGAGGACGTGTTCGTCAGCGTCAACCTGGCCGTGCGCCAGGTCCACGAGCCCGGGCTGGTCGACGACGTGGCGCGCGTGCTGCGCGAGACCGGCCTGCCGCCCGCCGCGCTGCAGCTCGAGCTCACCGAGACCACCGCGATGGCCACGACCGGCGCCCCGCTGGTCGTGCTGCGCCGCCTCGCGGCGCTCGGCGTCCGCATCGCGATCGACGACTTCGGCACCGGCTACTCCAACCTCGCCTACCTGCGCGAGCTGCCGGTGCACGTGCTGAAGCTGGCGGGGTCGTTCGTCACCGGGCGCGGCACCGGCCCGGGCGTCACCGGCGACGCGATCGACGCCGACGTCCTGGCCCATCTCGTGCGCCTCGCGCACACGCTCGGGCTGTCGGTCACCGCCGAGCACGTGGAGACCGCCGAGCAGGCCCGCCTGCTGCACGCGCTGGGCTGCGACATCGGCCAGGGCTGGCACTACGCCCCGGCCACCGACGCCCCGACGATCTCCGCGATGCTGGCGGGCGGTGCCGTCGGGGCGCGGTCGGGCTGAGGCCTATCCCAGCGGGCTGCGCGGCAACAGGCGGTCGGCGATGATCTTGCGCTGGATCTCGCTGGTGCCCTCGAAGATCGTGGTGAGCCGGGCGTCGCGCCAGTGCCGCTCGACCTGGTGCTCGGTGGTGTAGCCGTTGCCGCCGTGGAGCTGGATGCCGTCGCCGGTGACCTCCGCGGCCATCTCGGTGGCCATCAGCTTCACCATCGCGGCCTCACGCTCGCACGGCTGCCCGAGGTCGATCAGGTGCGCGACGTGCTGGTAGAACGCCCGCGCCTGCTCCACCCGCGCCGCCATGTTGGCGAGGGTGAACCGCACGGCCTGGAAGTCGCCGATCGGGTGCTCGAACTGCTCGCGGTCCTGCAGGTAGACGATGCAGTCCTCGACGGCCGCGCGCGCCAGCCCGACGGCCCGCGCGGCGGTGTGCACGCGGGCGATGTTGAGCCACTTCTGGGCGTCGGCGAAGCCCGCCGTGCCGATCTGGTTGGCCACCGGCACGCGGAAGCCGTCGAACTCGAGGTCCCACGTGACGAAGCCGTGGTAGCCGATCTTGTCGATCGGCGAGCCGGTGATGCCCTCGGGGAACCCGTCGCGCTCCTTCTCCACCAGGAGCGTCGCGAGGCCGGCGGAGCGCTTCTCGTCCGGGCCCGGGTCGGCGGTGCGGACGAGCACCTGGATGAAGTCGGCCGCCTTGGCGTTGCCGGTCCAGCGCTTGCGGCCGGTGACGACGAACTCGTCGCCGTCGCGGACGGCGCGGGTGGCGACGCCGGCGAGGTCGGACCCCGCGTCGGGCTCGGACAGCGCGATCGCGCCGATCCACTGCCCCTTCGCGCTGCGCCGCAGCAGCTCCGCGCGGCGGGTCGGGTCGGAGACGCCGGTGCCCGCCCCCTGCGCGCGGGCGATGATGCTGCCGACGCTCATCCAGGCGCGGGCCAGCTC contains these protein-coding regions:
- a CDS encoding putative bifunctional diguanylate cyclase/phosphodiesterase, translating into MSGHDDRDGAAGALAASWARALSGEAADPAPVAAMLRDPAARLLAAWAEQDPERAGDAAREAGHALVLAGLTDLGVLDASLAHLTAHLAPDATTPAAAARLARIVSSAAVGYAAAVQHRVRAEQQRIGLAALAARSAADRARRTSEARFAAVFAASPMGIGVAALDGRVLESNAALGEIFGLTPEQFRAHSLQEFVHPEDDPEIWTRLDAMFAGTLDHMRLEKTVWHAEGRPVRLEVVLTLLRDPDDVPQYIVGMVEDITERRDLEDRLRHQALHDPLTGLPNRSLFLERLDVALRTGGCEVGVCFVDLDGFKAVNDTLGHTVGDELLQAVAQRLTADLAPDGHLVARMGGDEFVVLVERGGAAELERVPGRILDAVRRPLRLDGRDVTVTASVGVVRRSDGGSAAELLKAADTTLMWAKDDGRDRCAFFDPERHRAHIERFARAAGLPDALAREEFIVCYQPLVRLADARLVGVEALVRWERPGDDRPLGPDDFVPLAEESGLIVPLGRWVLEQACAQAVRWRGEPGGEDVFVSVNLAVRQVHEPGLVDDVARVLRETGLPPAALQLELTETTAMATTGAPLVVLRRLAALGVRIAIDDFGTGYSNLAYLRELPVHVLKLAGSFVTGRGTGPGVTGDAIDADVLAHLVRLAHTLGLSVTAEHVETAEQARLLHALGCDIGQGWHYAPATDAPTISAMLAGGAVGARSG
- a CDS encoding acyl-CoA dehydrogenase family protein, giving the protein MTTVDPLPPPVPVVAPPYHTPEREELQTRARRFAAERVLPVANELDPVKGEIPRSLLDEMADEGWFGITVDREHGGMGLGAFEYCMVAEELARAWMSVGSIIARAQGAGTGVSDPTRRAELLRRSAKGQWIGAIALSEPDAGSDLAGVATRAVRDGDEFVVTGRKRWTGNAKAADFIQVLVRTADPGPDEKRSAGLATLLVEKERDGFPEGITGSPIDKIGYHGFVTWDLEFDGFRVPVANQIGTAGFADAQKWLNIARVHTAARAVGLARAAVEDCIVYLQDREQFEHPIGDFQAVRFTLANMAARVEQARAFYQHVAHLIDLGQPCEREAAMVKLMATEMAAEVTGDGIQLHGGNGYTTEHQVERHWRDARLTTIFEGTSEIQRKIIADRLLPRSPLG